A single Pseudoalteromonas phenolica DNA region contains:
- a CDS encoding sensor histidine kinase: MAAHVTYHYAQPALVEEAIDEWETHLYKVANDLESALNDSSAKHWESIALKASERYAADAYIVLAENLAAYEQDLFSRARLNKQQKFIDLSTSSVFYVLDEQQLMVLENVYFDSLMNWLSDWLLWLVATVLNLGALLAFTLYCWAEQRRLVKNIANINEKTCAGTNSIDDQISHIKHYLSDISAQNQTQLNLQRDLLHGVAHEFRSPMARMQFALDMLEDAEEQDRQDLTLSMQKALQGLDDLVKELLSYARLKDGTTVLNIEFCSLVELLKQAIKQVEPFYPSIQFEIKDSQIEAEVDTHLLTRLFINILRNAGRFAKSKCEISLILKSDSIHCMFEDDGIGIPPGKISRIFEPFTRLEPSRSRDSGGCGLGLAIARSIAHLHGGELTVIEKQHGLGGACFCLVLSFNPR; this comes from the coding sequence GTGGCAGCGCATGTCACCTACCACTATGCTCAACCAGCTCTAGTTGAAGAAGCCATCGATGAATGGGAAACACACCTATATAAAGTAGCCAATGATCTTGAATCAGCCCTAAATGACAGTTCAGCGAAGCATTGGGAGAGTATAGCCCTAAAGGCAAGCGAGCGTTATGCTGCTGATGCTTATATTGTTCTAGCAGAAAACCTCGCGGCTTATGAACAAGATTTATTTTCTAGAGCACGCTTGAACAAGCAACAGAAATTCATTGATTTATCAACATCGAGCGTGTTTTATGTGCTTGACGAGCAACAGTTGATGGTGCTTGAAAATGTGTATTTTGACAGTTTAATGAACTGGTTATCAGATTGGCTTCTTTGGCTTGTCGCCACCGTTTTGAATCTGGGAGCATTGTTAGCATTTACATTATATTGCTGGGCTGAGCAAAGGCGCTTGGTAAAAAACATCGCAAATATTAATGAGAAAACATGTGCTGGCACAAATTCAATTGATGATCAAATTAGCCATATAAAACATTATTTATCTGATATTAGCGCTCAAAATCAAACCCAATTAAACTTACAAAGAGATCTTCTACATGGTGTTGCACACGAATTTCGTAGTCCCATGGCGCGTATGCAGTTTGCATTAGATATGTTAGAGGATGCTGAAGAACAAGATAGGCAGGATCTTACGTTATCTATGCAAAAAGCACTGCAAGGCCTAGATGACTTAGTTAAGGAGCTTCTTTCTTATGCGCGTTTAAAAGACGGAACAACAGTATTAAATATAGAGTTCTGTTCACTTGTTGAATTGCTCAAGCAGGCAATCAAGCAAGTTGAACCCTTTTACCCAAGTATTCAATTTGAAATAAAAGACAGTCAAATAGAGGCTGAGGTTGATACACATTTATTAACTCGATTATTCATTAATATACTGCGAAATGCAGGCAGGTTTGCCAAAAGTAAGTGTGAGATCAGTCTAATTTTAAAGAGCGACTCAATTCACTGCATGTTCGAAGATGACGGCATTGGGATACCGCCAGGCAAAATTTCTAGAATTTTCGAACCATTCACACGACTTGAGCCAAGCAGGTCAAGAGATTCAGGCGGATGCGGTCTAGGGTTAGCAATAGCGCGATCAATCGCGCATCTGCATGGCGGCGAACTAACGGTTATTGAAAAGCAGCATGGTTTAGGTGGTGCATGTTTTTGTTTGGTTTTGTCATTTAACCCAAGATGA
- the lspA gene encoding signal peptidase II yields the protein MFTKNTPKTVFIVVTLLTLIFDQLSKIWAANSLKPWPMASYFNDVFRIGYAENHGAFLSLGGAMPESMRKVAFIGIVGAFLLGIIVYVLRDKKLTNPMAVAWALIVSGGTSNWLDRVLNDGGVIDFLNVGIGSVRTGVFNIADMFILAGAGMLLFYGWQEERAAKKAASS from the coding sequence ATGTTTACAAAAAACACCCCTAAAACAGTTTTTATTGTGGTGACACTGCTCACTTTGATTTTTGATCAGCTTTCTAAGATTTGGGCTGCAAATTCTTTAAAACCTTGGCCAATGGCGAGTTATTTTAATGATGTGTTTCGAATTGGTTATGCTGAGAATCATGGTGCTTTTTTGAGTTTGGGCGGTGCAATGCCTGAGTCAATGAGAAAGGTCGCGTTTATCGGCATAGTCGGGGCTTTCCTGTTGGGTATCATTGTCTATGTATTAAGAGATAAGAAACTGACAAACCCGATGGCGGTTGCATGGGCGCTGATTGTATCTGGTGGCACTAGTAATTGGCTAGATAGAGTATTAAATGATGGTGGTGTTATTGATTTCTTAAATGTGGGCATCGGTAGCGTACGTACAGGGGTTTTTAACATTGCCGATATGTTTATTTTGGCCGGTGCGGGAATGCTATTATTTTATGGTTGGCAAGAAGAGCGTGCTGCGAAAAAAGCTGCTAGCTCTTAG
- a CDS encoding peptidylprolyl isomerase: MIKHLFSAALLVASSSAMATIVEFQTSQGSFQVNLFDQTTPKTVENFMKYVNADRYQDVIFHRLEPNFVLQGGGFFYEGSIPLSQVESFGNVDNEPVYSNVRGTIAMAKMEGNANSASSQWFFNLKDNSANLDVQNGGFTVFGQVIGDGMDIVDKIAKLERCGSIPLVDYSQEKCADVQVNPDESNFITINAVTVIDDSENTAENLEPKKNTLLKPTNPDSGNGNSNSDSSSGSLFSLLMLLGAGLFIRRR, translated from the coding sequence TTGATTAAACATCTTTTTTCAGCAGCATTATTGGTTGCTAGCAGCTCTGCAATGGCAACCATTGTAGAGTTTCAAACTTCCCAAGGTAGTTTCCAAGTTAACCTGTTTGATCAAACCACGCCTAAAACGGTTGAAAACTTCATGAAGTATGTCAACGCGGACCGTTATCAAGATGTAATATTTCACCGCTTAGAGCCAAATTTTGTGTTACAAGGTGGCGGCTTCTTTTATGAGGGTAGTATTCCACTGAGCCAAGTAGAGTCATTTGGTAATGTAGATAATGAGCCTGTTTATTCAAATGTTCGCGGGACCATTGCGATGGCTAAGATGGAAGGTAATGCGAATAGTGCCTCAAGCCAGTGGTTTTTTAATCTCAAAGACAATAGTGCTAATTTAGACGTGCAAAATGGTGGCTTTACCGTATTTGGTCAGGTGATTGGTGATGGCATGGATATCGTTGATAAAATTGCCAAATTAGAGCGCTGTGGTTCGATTCCTTTGGTTGATTACTCGCAAGAAAAATGTGCTGACGTTCAAGTTAATCCAGACGAGAGTAATTTCATAACAATCAATGCGGTGACTGTTATTGATGACAGTGAAAATACGGCAGAAAACTTAGAACCTAAGAAAAATACTTTGCTTAAACCAACCAATCCTGACTCGGGTAATGGTAACAGCAATTCAGATAGCAGTTCAGGTAGCTTATTTAGCCTATTGATGCTTTTAGGGGCAGGCTTATTTATTCGAAGAAGATAA
- a CDS encoding aromatic amino acid transport family protein produces MSNSPEAMTLDMSSASRGGWTQHDTQWVLSLFGTAVGAGILFLPINIGIGGFWPLLIMALLAFPMTFLAHRGLARFVLSSKQDNADFTDVVEEHFGAGAGRLISLLYFFSIYPILLIYGVGLTNTVDSFMVNQLGMESIPRIALSGVLVAFMVSLMLGGEKLLMRAFSALVYPLVAILLFLSLYLIPNWQMPAVSAPDIGELSNTLWLSVPVIVFSFSHAAAISSFANVQRRHYKSEAVAKSEKILKYTSLMLILFVLLFVFSCIFSLTPEQMAQAKEANVSVLSFLANVYDNPYIALLGPFVAFVAITSSFLGHFLGARESFNGLVTKQTKLGNATADKIGVAVMFITIWICAVINPSILGMMEAISGPIIAMILFVMPTIAIYKVPSLNKYKGRLSTYFVLVVGLLAVSALLFSW; encoded by the coding sequence ATGAGTAACTCCCCAGAAGCCATGACGTTAGATATGTCTTCAGCCAGTAGGGGTGGCTGGACTCAGCACGATACGCAGTGGGTATTAAGCCTATTCGGTACAGCGGTCGGTGCGGGCATTTTATTTTTACCAATTAACATCGGTATTGGCGGCTTTTGGCCGCTACTAATAATGGCTTTACTAGCCTTCCCTATGACATTTTTAGCACACCGTGGTCTTGCCCGTTTTGTGCTCTCATCAAAGCAAGATAACGCAGATTTCACCGATGTGGTTGAAGAGCATTTTGGTGCTGGTGCGGGCCGTTTAATTTCACTTCTATATTTTTTCTCTATTTACCCTATTCTACTTATCTACGGTGTGGGTTTAACCAATACGGTAGATAGCTTTATGGTGAACCAGTTAGGCATGGAGTCTATCCCTCGTATTGCCCTATCTGGCGTACTGGTTGCGTTTATGGTGAGTTTAATGCTGGGCGGTGAAAAGCTTCTCATGCGCGCCTTCTCTGCTTTGGTTTATCCGTTAGTGGCGATTTTATTATTCTTATCACTTTACCTAATTCCTAACTGGCAAATGCCAGCTGTGTCAGCACCGGATATCGGTGAACTGAGCAATACATTATGGCTCTCAGTGCCTGTAATTGTATTCTCATTCAGCCATGCAGCTGCCATTTCTAGCTTTGCCAATGTGCAGCGTCGTCACTACAAATCAGAAGCGGTTGCTAAGAGTGAAAAGATCTTAAAATACACATCGTTAATGCTGATCTTATTTGTACTGCTTTTTGTGTTCTCTTGTATTTTCTCTTTAACACCAGAGCAAATGGCTCAGGCAAAAGAAGCAAATGTGTCTGTGCTGTCATTCTTAGCTAACGTGTATGATAATCCATATATTGCCCTACTTGGTCCTTTCGTAGCATTCGTTGCCATTACGTCTTCTTTCTTAGGTCACTTCTTAGGTGCACGTGAAAGCTTCAATGGTTTGGTGACTAAACAAACTAAACTTGGTAATGCAACTGCGGATAAAATTGGTGTTGCGGTGATGTTTATCACCATTTGGATCTGTGCAGTAATTAACCCAAGTATTCTGGGCATGATGGAAGCGATTTCTGGTCCAATCATTGCGATGATTTTATTCGTAATGCCAACCATCGCCATTTACAAAGTGCCAAGCCTCAATAAATACAAAGGCCGTTTGAGCACTTACTTTGTATTAGTGGTTGGCTTACTTGCAGTATCTGCATTGTTATTTAGCTGGTGA
- a CDS encoding glutamine amidotransferase-related protein, with the protein MQSILKIALVGDYDPQVLAHQAIPKALKLNTSQKVEYYWIHSSEVDLKSLSQFDGIWCVPKSPYDNMENVLSVIRFAREHKKPFLGTCAGYQHAALEFARNALGYEQAGSSEVDLETPMPLINALVCRLNHEQHVITIKTSSKIQGLYGRSEIAEEFNCGYGINQEYLNLFNGSELLFSSVDHQGYPKSLELLSHPFFIGTAFQPERSALHNQQHPIINAFLNACALEQ; encoded by the coding sequence ATGCAATCAATATTAAAGATCGCTTTAGTCGGAGACTATGACCCCCAAGTGCTTGCCCATCAAGCTATTCCTAAGGCATTGAAATTAAATACGTCTCAGAAGGTGGAGTATTACTGGATTCATTCATCAGAGGTTGACTTAAAAAGCTTATCTCAGTTTGACGGCATTTGGTGTGTACCGAAAAGCCCATATGACAATATGGAAAACGTATTGTCTGTGATACGTTTTGCTCGTGAGCATAAAAAACCATTTTTAGGCACTTGTGCGGGTTACCAACATGCCGCGCTGGAGTTTGCGCGAAATGCGCTAGGGTATGAACAGGCAGGAAGCAGTGAAGTCGATTTAGAAACACCCATGCCTCTTATCAATGCATTGGTGTGCCGTTTAAATCATGAGCAACATGTTATTACTATAAAAACAAGCAGCAAAATACAAGGTTTGTACGGTCGAAGTGAAATTGCTGAAGAATTTAATTGTGGCTATGGTATTAATCAAGAGTACTTAAATTTGTTTAATGGGAGTGAGTTGCTTTTTAGTAGTGTTGACCATCAGGGCTACCCAAAATCATTGGAATTGTTGTCTCATCCATTTTTTATAGGTACCGCTTTTCAGCCAGAACGAAGTGCCTTGCATAATCAGCAGCACCCAATAATTAATGCATTTTTAAATGCTTGTGCATTGGAGCAATGA
- a CDS encoding bile acid:sodium symporter family protein has translation MKLSLQLFPLWAVISSAIAYLNPSLFTGFKSIIVPLLMFIMLTMGLTLKPADFKRVVENKKAIGLGLVLQFTIMPVTAFLLSQLFALDTHMLIGMVLVGAVAGGTASNVLCYLAKGDVALSVTMTAVSTLIGVFMTPLLTNLLIGQNVDIPVLSMLSSLAKIVLLPLLVGVTLNYVFATVIEKIHSKLPIIAMLAIIFIISIIVALNQQKLQSLSLLIVAAVVVHNLIGLMLGYWAPKKLGFDEQICRTVAFEVGMQNSGLAVALAIKFFTPAAAIAGTLFSIWHNISGSLLAGYWQKKSAD, from the coding sequence ATGAAACTATCACTTCAACTTTTTCCTCTTTGGGCTGTTATCAGCTCTGCTATTGCTTACTTAAACCCAAGTCTATTCACAGGTTTTAAATCCATTATTGTGCCGCTGTTAATGTTCATCATGCTTACGATGGGTTTAACGCTAAAACCAGCAGACTTTAAACGAGTCGTTGAAAATAAAAAAGCAATCGGGCTAGGGCTTGTTTTGCAATTTACGATTATGCCAGTCACCGCATTTTTGCTCAGCCAACTATTTGCATTGGACACTCATATGCTAATTGGTATGGTGCTTGTTGGTGCTGTTGCAGGTGGCACCGCAAGTAATGTGTTGTGTTATTTAGCAAAAGGTGATGTTGCTTTATCTGTCACCATGACAGCAGTCAGTACCTTAATTGGTGTTTTCATGACACCGCTATTAACGAACCTATTGATTGGTCAGAATGTTGATATTCCTGTGCTTTCGATGCTGAGTAGTTTAGCAAAAATTGTTTTATTGCCACTATTGGTAGGCGTTACACTGAATTACGTTTTTGCAACTGTAATAGAGAAAATACACAGCAAACTGCCAATAATTGCCATGCTGGCAATTATTTTTATCATCAGTATTATCGTCGCCTTAAACCAGCAAAAGCTGCAAAGCTTGAGCCTATTAATTGTGGCAGCTGTGGTTGTTCACAACCTTATCGGGCTAATGTTAGGTTATTGGGCACCAAAGAAATTAGGTTTTGATGAACAGATTTGCCGCACAGTGGCATTTGAGGTAGGTATGCAAAATTCTGGTTTAGCTGTAGCACTTGCGATTAAATTTTTTACACCTGCAGCAGCCATTGCAGGTACGCTGTTTTCAATTTGGCACAATATCAGTGGCTCTCTTCTAGCGGGGTACTGGCAAAAAAAGAGCGCTGATTAA
- a CDS encoding M3 family metallopeptidase: MKTLIATAISSALLLSACSEPSNTTTNNTAQNEQVSASIESTNPLFVKSPLQFQTPQFDLIKDEHFVPAFEQGMKEQLAEIDAIVNNTEAPSFENTIVAMEKSGELLTRASRIFFNLNGTDSNDARRAIQTEMAPKFAAHGDNINLNKALFERVEAVYNQRAALNLTAEEKRLVEVLYKGFVRSGAKLNEDQKARIREINKALSTIGTQFSQNIMALIKNNVVIVEDKAQLAGLSDAQIASLATAAAEAGHEGKYLIKITNTTRQPILASLENRDLREKVWRASAERALTGENSNADIVPTITKLRAERAALLGYDSYAHFGLESQMAKEPQAVLDMLSSMVPALLQNVDAEAAAIQAKIDASGENFKLAPWDWFFYAEQVRKDKYNLDENAVKEYFEFNRVLKDGVFFTMNRLYGITFKPRPDLPVYHEDVEAYELLDEDGSSLAIFYADYFAREGKRGGAWKSAFVKQSGLDNQRPVIVNVMNIQKAPEGEPTLISYSEATTIFHEMGHGVHGMLSQVKYPTLSGTSTSRDFVEFPSTFEEDWAMYPEVIANYAKHYKTGEPIPKDLLKKVIESRSFNQGFDTFEYVAAALLDMEWHSLPASAPKQDIVKFEQAALEKHNVNIDYIPPRYKSAYFNHSMGGYAAGYYAYMWSEILAADAYAYVQTQGGLNRKIGQKYRENILEVGNTRDLMESYKAFRGQEPTTEALLKRRGLSVTVN; encoded by the coding sequence ATGAAAACACTGATCGCTACCGCTATTAGTTCAGCACTTTTATTAAGTGCTTGCTCTGAGCCAAGCAATACAACAACAAATAACACTGCGCAAAATGAGCAAGTTTCTGCTTCAATTGAAAGTACAAACCCACTTTTTGTGAAAAGCCCTTTGCAATTTCAAACACCACAATTTGATTTAATTAAAGATGAGCACTTTGTGCCTGCTTTCGAGCAAGGCATGAAAGAGCAACTTGCTGAGATTGATGCTATTGTGAATAACACTGAAGCACCTAGCTTTGAAAATACCATTGTTGCGATGGAAAAAAGCGGTGAGCTACTGACTCGAGCAAGTCGTATTTTCTTCAATTTAAACGGTACTGATTCAAACGACGCACGCCGTGCTATTCAAACAGAAATGGCACCAAAGTTTGCGGCACATGGCGACAATATCAACTTAAATAAAGCTCTTTTCGAACGTGTTGAAGCGGTTTATAACCAACGTGCTGCACTTAATCTAACCGCTGAAGAAAAGCGTCTAGTAGAAGTACTTTACAAAGGCTTTGTTCGTTCAGGTGCGAAACTAAACGAAGACCAAAAAGCGCGTATTCGTGAAATCAACAAAGCGCTTTCTACAATTGGTACTCAGTTCAGCCAAAACATTATGGCGCTGATTAAAAACAATGTCGTTATTGTTGAAGATAAAGCGCAACTAGCTGGTCTGTCTGATGCACAAATCGCTTCACTTGCAACTGCTGCGGCAGAAGCGGGCCATGAAGGCAAGTACCTTATCAAAATCACGAATACGACACGTCAACCAATTCTTGCCTCTTTAGAGAATCGTGACCTTCGTGAGAAAGTGTGGCGTGCATCTGCTGAGCGTGCTCTGACAGGTGAAAACAGCAACGCTGATATTGTGCCTACCATCACAAAATTACGTGCTGAGCGCGCTGCATTATTAGGCTATGACAGTTATGCGCACTTTGGCCTTGAATCACAAATGGCAAAAGAGCCACAAGCTGTGTTAGATATGCTTTCAAGCATGGTACCTGCGCTTCTTCAGAATGTAGATGCGGAAGCAGCTGCAATTCAGGCTAAAATTGATGCCTCTGGCGAAAACTTCAAACTAGCACCATGGGACTGGTTCTTCTACGCAGAGCAAGTACGTAAAGATAAGTACAACCTAGATGAAAATGCGGTTAAAGAGTATTTCGAATTTAATCGTGTACTTAAAGATGGTGTGTTCTTCACTATGAACCGTTTATATGGCATTACTTTTAAGCCGCGCCCAGACTTACCGGTTTATCATGAAGACGTAGAAGCTTATGAACTATTAGACGAAGACGGTTCTAGCCTAGCTATTTTCTACGCTGACTACTTTGCCCGTGAAGGTAAGCGTGGTGGAGCATGGAAAAGTGCCTTTGTTAAACAGTCTGGCCTAGACAATCAACGTCCTGTGATTGTGAATGTAATGAACATTCAAAAAGCCCCTGAAGGTGAGCCAACACTGATTAGCTACTCCGAAGCGACCACTATTTTCCATGAAATGGGCCACGGTGTTCATGGCATGTTGTCTCAAGTGAAATACCCTACTCTTTCAGGTACTTCTACATCTCGTGACTTTGTAGAGTTCCCTTCTACATTTGAAGAAGACTGGGCAATGTACCCTGAAGTTATTGCAAACTATGCAAAACACTACAAAACAGGTGAGCCAATTCCAAAAGATTTACTTAAAAAAGTGATCGAATCTCGTAGCTTCAACCAAGGCTTCGATACTTTTGAATATGTTGCAGCTGCACTCCTAGATATGGAATGGCACTCATTACCTGCTTCTGCACCGAAGCAAGACATAGTTAAGTTTGAGCAAGCTGCGCTTGAAAAACATAACGTAAACATTGATTACATCCCGCCTCGCTATAAATCAGCCTACTTTAATCACTCAATGGGTGGTTACGCAGCAGGTTACTATGCATACATGTGGAGTGAAATTTTAGCGGCAGATGCGTATGCGTATGTGCAAACACAAGGTGGTTTAAACCGTAAGATTGGCCAGAAGTATCGTGAGAACATTCTTGAAGTAGGTAACACACGTGATCTTATGGAATCTTATAAGGCTTTCCGTGGACAAGAGCCAACGACTGAAGCATTACTTAAGCGCCGTGGATTATCGGTAACAGTTAACTAA
- a CDS encoding endonuclease/exonuclease/phosphatase family protein — protein MNKFFKLSLLTCCATIALSACSTVTNPEDSLVVATWNIEHLAEEYGQGCKARNKADYEKLKEYANNLKADVVALQEVESAKAVARIFPEDEWQIIISDRPDSQTYTCRESSLTSTQQKVAFAVRNSIKIDSVEQLKAIAVPRPGLRQGIKLTVQHADEKLHIVNLHLKSGCFVDDYLDSDRESCSVLSQQVNVLDDYLESQPLNQENWIVLGDFNHRLANPNNRFRKDLFHSPGLFADTSLPNKQLQNLTDGKTGCHPKYPAPIDHIFISSALSTQYNSESIKFHYFDNMNIDDMLSDHCALSARFSF, from the coding sequence ATGAATAAATTTTTCAAGCTCTCACTTTTAACTTGTTGCGCCACTATCGCACTCAGCGCATGCAGTACGGTTACGAATCCAGAAGACTCACTGGTGGTTGCTACATGGAATATTGAGCATTTGGCTGAAGAATATGGACAAGGGTGTAAAGCGCGCAATAAAGCTGATTATGAAAAACTAAAAGAATATGCAAATAACCTAAAAGCAGACGTTGTAGCATTACAAGAAGTTGAATCAGCCAAAGCAGTTGCGCGTATTTTTCCTGAAGATGAGTGGCAAATAATCATCTCAGACCGCCCTGATTCTCAAACTTATACCTGTAGAGAAAGCAGCCTGACATCGACACAGCAAAAAGTAGCTTTTGCGGTAAGAAATTCAATAAAAATAGACAGTGTTGAACAACTAAAAGCCATTGCAGTACCACGACCAGGCTTAAGGCAGGGAATAAAGCTAACTGTTCAACATGCAGATGAAAAGCTCCACATCGTCAATCTTCACCTTAAAAGCGGTTGCTTTGTAGATGATTATCTAGACTCTGATAGAGAGTCTTGTTCTGTTCTTAGTCAACAAGTAAATGTTCTTGATGACTACTTAGAATCTCAGCCACTAAATCAAGAAAATTGGATTGTGTTAGGTGACTTCAATCATAGACTGGCGAACCCTAACAATCGCTTCAGAAAAGATCTATTTCACTCACCGGGTTTATTTGCTGACACCAGCTTACCTAACAAGCAATTACAAAACCTCACTGACGGCAAAACCGGTTGTCATCCGAAATACCCAGCGCCAATTGACCATATTTTTATCTCAAGTGCTTTAAGCACTCAATACAACAGTGAGTCTATAAAGTTTCATTATTTCGACAATATGAATATTGACGACATGTTAAGTGACCATTGTGCCTTAAGTGCACGCTTTTCCTTTTAA
- the folE2 gene encoding GTP cyclohydrolase FolE2, producing the protein MLLPDITSNQNKEFPTHLKWVGMEQISVPLLIEVNKNYTAVNGQADLFVSLDSDAKGIHMSRLYLLLNEYIAGQEFSQQTLAAMMDAMLSSQKGLSQQAKLNLKFELPILKPALLSSNSGYNAYPIEIEAVQSQQSIQINVSLTIPYSSTCPCSAALSRQLLSDAVETKFSQQTQIDKAQLKAWLESKEGSIATPHSQRSYAYIQLSLAQSVFPDIADLVTLFEQSIGTPVQTAVKREDEQAFAALNAENLMFCEDAARRLKATLESMSSVTNYQFKIEHQESLHAHNAVVHDSKF; encoded by the coding sequence ATGCTGTTACCTGATATCACTTCGAATCAGAATAAAGAGTTTCCTACACATTTGAAGTGGGTAGGTATGGAGCAGATATCTGTGCCTTTACTCATTGAAGTTAATAAAAATTATACTGCAGTCAATGGGCAGGCAGACTTGTTTGTGAGCTTAGACAGTGACGCAAAAGGCATCCATATGTCGCGTTTATATTTACTACTGAATGAGTATATTGCAGGGCAAGAATTCAGTCAGCAAACACTCGCAGCTATGATGGATGCGATGCTGAGTTCGCAAAAAGGCTTAAGCCAACAAGCTAAGCTAAATCTAAAGTTTGAACTACCGATTCTAAAGCCTGCTTTGTTAAGCAGTAACAGCGGATATAATGCCTATCCAATTGAAATAGAGGCAGTACAAAGTCAGCAATCAATTCAAATTAATGTATCTTTGACAATACCTTACAGCAGTACTTGCCCATGTTCAGCCGCGTTATCAAGGCAACTATTAAGTGATGCGGTAGAAACTAAGTTCTCACAGCAGACTCAGATTGATAAGGCACAATTAAAAGCTTGGCTTGAAAGTAAAGAGGGCTCAATTGCAACTCCGCATAGCCAACGTTCGTATGCCTACATTCAGCTTTCATTAGCGCAGTCAGTATTCCCTGATATTGCAGATTTGGTGACACTTTTTGAGCAAAGCATTGGCACACCGGTACAGACCGCTGTTAAACGAGAAGATGAACAAGCTTTTGCCGCACTTAATGCGGAGAATTTGATGTTTTGCGAAGATGCAGCCAGAAGATTGAAAGCGACACTTGAGTCAATGAGTTCAGTGACAAATTACCAGTTTAAAATTGAACATCAAGAGAGTTTACATGCGCATAATGCCGTTGTGCATGACAGTAAATTCTAG